The Macadamia integrifolia cultivar HAES 741 unplaced genomic scaffold, SCU_Mint_v3 scaffold_44A, whole genome shotgun sequence genome has a segment encoding these proteins:
- the LOC122071662 gene encoding ADP,ATP carrier protein, mitochondrial-like, giving the protein MMAGDRPQHPTVLQKVTGQLNLGSSISRDAPANHGGFHRPAMSQRHFSYGNYCNSNLQSPLMKSCNGNIDLSMVSSATSPIFVQAPKEKNFTNFAIDFLMGGVSAAVSKTAAAPIERVKLLIQNQDEMIKAGRLSEPYKGIGDCFRRTIKDEGVMSLWRGNTANVIRYFPTQALNFAFKDYFKRLFNFKKDRDGYWKWFAGNLGSGGAAGASSLLFVYSLDYARTRLANDSKAAKKGGERQFNGLVDVYRKTLKSDGIAGLYRGFNISCVGIIVYRGLYFGLYDSLKPVLLTGKMEDSFFASFALGWLITNGAGLASYPIDTVRRRMMMTSGEAVKYKSSLDAFSQILKNEGPKSLFKGAGANILRAVAGAGVLAGYDKLQLIVFGKKYGSGGG; this is encoded by the exons ATGATGGCTGGTGATCGGCCTCAGCACCCAACGGTGCTTCAAAAGGTTACAGGGCAGCTCAATCTTGGGTCTAGTATTTCCCGTGATGCACCAGCAAACCATGGGGGCTTCCATAGGCCGGCTATGTCTCAGAGGCATTTTTCATATGGAAACTATTGCAATTCAAATTTGCAGTCCCCATTGATGAAGTCATGCAATGGGAACATTGACCTGTCAATGGTTTCCTCTGCCACTTCACCGATCTTTGTTCAAGCCCCCAAGGAGAAAAATTTCACGAACTTTGCTATTGATTTCCTTATGGGTGGAGTATCTGCAGCTGTATCTAAAACGGCCGCTGCACCTATTGAGCGTGTTAAGCTTTTGATTCAAAACCAAGATGAAATGATCAAGGCTGGTCGGCTGTCTGAGCCTTACAAAGGTATTGGGGACTGTTTTAGGCGGACAATTAAGGACGAAGGGGTAATGTCATTGTGGAGAGGGAACACTGCTAATGTCATCCGTTACTTCCCCACACAG GCCTTGAACTTTGCCTTTAAGGATTACTTCAAGAGGTTGTTCAACTTCAAGAAAGACAGAGATGGATACTGGAAATGGTTTGCAGGCAACTTGGGATCTGGTGGCGCTGCTGGTGCTTCATCTCTGCTATTTGTCTATTCACTGGATTATGCTCGAACCCGTCTGGCTAATGATTCCAAGGCAgcaaagaaaggaggagagagacaatTTAATGGTCTCGTTGATGTCTACAGGAAGACACTTAAGTCGGATGGTATTGCTGGCCTTTACCGTGGTTTCAACATCTCATGTGTCGGAATCATTGTGTACCGTGGTCTCTACTTCGGATTGTATGATTCTTTGAAACCAGTTCTTCTTACTGGGAAGATGGAG GATAGTTTCTTTGCTAGCTTTGCATTGGGTTGGCTCATCACGAATGGTGCTGGTCTTGCATCTTACCCAATCGACACCGTTCGCAGAAGAATGATGATGACCTCTGGTGAAGCTGTCAAGTACAAGAGCTCATTGGATGCATTCTCACAGATCCTGAAGAATGAGGGACCCAAGTCCTTGTTCAAGGGTGCAGGTGCCAACATCCTCCGTGCAGTTGCAGGTGCTGGTGTGCTTGCTGGTTATGACAAGCTGCAGCTGATCGTTTTTGGAAAGAAGTACGGATCTGGTGGAGGCTAA